The Actinomycetota bacterium genome has a window encoding:
- a CDS encoding ABC transporter ATP-binding protein — protein sequence MSSLLRLEGVVAGYGSAQVLSGVSFEVPEGEIAVILGANGVGKTTTLRTISGLLRTWAGEIVFDGKPIGKREPENVVRLGIATVPEPPGVFRDMSVFDNLRVGTFALGRDQSKADRRVAEVMEAFPLLSQRRAQLAGSLSGGEQRVLAVARAMMSDPRLLLVDEVSMGLSPTMVANVFRILDGLRRDAGVTVCMVEQNISALDIADCAYVMEKGRVVHEARGEELARTRDEAVRAYLGASEPEKVGR from the coding sequence GTGTCTAGTTTGCTGCGGCTTGAAGGCGTCGTCGCCGGGTACGGTTCGGCGCAGGTCCTCAGCGGGGTCAGCTTTGAGGTCCCTGAGGGCGAGATCGCCGTGATCCTCGGAGCGAACGGCGTCGGGAAGACGACTACCCTGCGCACGATCTCCGGTCTGTTGCGCACTTGGGCGGGAGAGATCGTGTTCGACGGAAAGCCGATCGGCAAGCGCGAGCCCGAGAATGTCGTGCGGCTCGGAATCGCAACCGTTCCCGAACCCCCGGGCGTCTTTCGCGATATGTCCGTGTTCGACAACTTGCGGGTCGGCACGTTCGCCCTGGGTCGCGACCAGAGCAAGGCCGATCGCCGGGTAGCTGAAGTAATGGAGGCCTTCCCGCTGTTGTCTCAGCGGCGGGCGCAATTGGCCGGCAGCCTCTCGGGCGGCGAGCAGAGAGTTTTGGCCGTTGCGCGTGCAATGATGAGCGATCCGCGTCTGTTGCTCGTTGATGAAGTATCGATGGGTTTGTCCCCCACAATGGTGGCAAACGTGTTCCGGATCCTAGACGGATTGCGACGGGATGCAGGAGTCACGGTCTGCATGGTGGAACAGAACATCTCGGCGCTGGATATTGCCGATTGCGCGTACGTGATGGAGAAGGGCCGCGTGGTGCATGAGGCCCGAGGAGAAGAGTTGGCTCGTACTCGCGACGAGGCGGTTCGTGCATACCTCGGCGCTTCGGAGCCGGAGAAGGTCGGGAGGTAG
- a CDS encoding choice-of-anchor P family protein, translating into MRKSLVLLVAAGITALSVGFPAATVKVASVEASTEAAPARARSWVAKIVAHQASGEQHLLSVAEVASAGGKAPTATGAPITIAGQSPAYASADSAHPDSIGTKWSWNDSTGSGSAEGMFAEAHVSGDSAQVRAGIGSAAGSGFAVSSKTMTWDQQKQLMDNWISTMDTIFIPLNAQMKAIEPVLAPLGIIPPHFEQMAALGWVDVFKMRQVASNSETASSAEFSSARSSASIGELSMFSGFIQARGVSTEAFSQSAAGNNERRATSTIKLLKIAGVPVVADSDGFRVARNDQVSRVLLQPGLDVLMGALESAGVTLRVADSLGEGDLRESAAIQLDITSPQGSLSFSVGFAEASAKSVGAVAWNDSSDDKAPRVPVTSDQGGAFDQGGAFDPVDTSDSGASVDLASGPAPTTDASGTSRRYGPPRTAVLPIEAVRSLRTSYLLLFVVGGLLGATIMPLLARAPSAPVSRRRGRN; encoded by the coding sequence ATGCGCAAGTCACTGGTGTTGCTCGTGGCTGCGGGGATCACCGCGCTGTCCGTGGGATTCCCCGCCGCGACGGTGAAGGTCGCTTCAGTCGAGGCATCCACTGAGGCTGCACCGGCGCGCGCCCGATCCTGGGTCGCGAAGATCGTGGCTCACCAGGCTTCCGGGGAGCAGCACCTGCTGTCCGTCGCCGAGGTCGCATCCGCGGGCGGCAAGGCGCCGACGGCCACCGGTGCGCCTATCACAATCGCGGGGCAGTCCCCAGCGTATGCGAGCGCCGACTCTGCTCACCCGGACAGCATCGGGACGAAGTGGAGTTGGAACGACTCGACCGGCAGCGGCAGTGCCGAAGGGATGTTCGCGGAGGCGCATGTTTCAGGCGACTCGGCTCAGGTCCGCGCGGGGATCGGCTCCGCGGCCGGCAGCGGGTTCGCCGTCTCCAGCAAGACCATGACCTGGGATCAGCAAAAGCAGCTGATGGACAACTGGATCTCGACGATGGATACGATCTTCATCCCGCTGAACGCGCAGATGAAGGCGATCGAGCCCGTCCTGGCTCCTCTGGGGATCATCCCTCCGCACTTTGAGCAGATGGCAGCGCTTGGCTGGGTCGACGTTTTCAAGATGCGCCAGGTTGCGTCCAACTCCGAGACCGCATCGTCGGCGGAGTTCTCGTCGGCGAGATCTTCCGCGTCGATAGGCGAGCTGTCGATGTTCAGTGGGTTCATTCAGGCTCGCGGCGTCTCGACCGAGGCGTTCTCCCAGAGCGCGGCCGGCAACAACGAGCGTCGAGCGACGTCGACGATCAAACTTCTCAAGATCGCGGGCGTTCCGGTTGTCGCCGACAGTGACGGGTTCCGCGTTGCGCGCAACGACCAGGTGTCGCGGGTACTGCTGCAACCCGGGCTGGACGTCCTGATGGGGGCGCTGGAATCGGCCGGTGTCACCCTGCGGGTTGCCGATTCGCTGGGGGAGGGAGACCTGCGTGAATCCGCGGCCATCCAACTCGACATCACGTCCCCGCAAGGGTCTCTAAGTTTCTCGGTCGGCTTCGCCGAAGCGAGCGCGAAGTCGGTCGGCGCCGTCGCGTGGAACGATTCGTCGGACGACAAGGCACCGCGAGTGCCCGTCACCTCAGACCAGGGTGGCGCCTTCGACCAGGGAGGCGCCTTCGACCCGGTTGATACCTCCGACTCAGGGGCGTCGGTTGACCTCGCTTCGGGTCCCGCGCCGACCACAGATGCAAGCGGGACTTCTCGCCGGTATGGCCCTCCTCGGACCGCCGTTCTTCCGATTGAGGCCGTTCGGTCTCTGCGCACTTCGTACTTGCTGCTGTTCGTTGTCGGCGGACTTCTCGGAGCTACGATCATGCCTTTGCTGGCGCGCGCTCCGTCCGCCCCGGTGTCCCGAAGAAGGGGGAGAAACTGA
- a CDS encoding ABC transporter substrate-binding protein — protein MKQEPKHISATNRGLADPKDRLFVVALVVQLLVSTVLGAAIVGAVNRAGDAPVQVVHELPSQSVQPSVQPTGSSGSRTMTTVLGGRKVTTDQTVGVSAGEIKIGGLFTLSGPGDGTVALHAVQAYFNMVNATGGVHGRKLRYVTRDDKFDPSIGFAATKDLAENQKVFAMASWVAPNSENDQTIKYLTDRGIPLVGNFGQPAEYKSRISYPFSANWTVSPRLVVRHLAKVLGMKKIALVWVHLTNEIDGIVTSSANDEAAKWGAKIVYTEAADVAKPVYDDTVVNAQGNGADGMGTILDAFSASRYWQSFARGSWRPPQVGYAFAMDPQPTQVIPSGYEEVYGIQEMELPGNQTPPVAEYLAKMKKYYPGDMDKLSWGSELTWLGAKMLVAGLERAGPNPTREGLLAAFDSMTDFDSGFAPPYTIRPGNHDFINCMKAAKLTSTRTWVQSSDWFCV, from the coding sequence GTGAAGCAGGAGCCTAAGCACATATCTGCGACAAACCGAGGGCTCGCCGATCCGAAGGATCGGCTGTTTGTGGTCGCGCTCGTCGTCCAACTCCTCGTATCGACCGTGCTCGGTGCCGCCATCGTGGGGGCGGTGAACCGAGCCGGGGACGCTCCCGTTCAGGTCGTCCATGAGTTGCCGAGCCAGAGCGTCCAGCCTTCGGTTCAGCCCACCGGGTCATCGGGATCCAGGACGATGACCACGGTCCTCGGCGGCCGGAAGGTGACCACGGACCAAACGGTCGGGGTCAGCGCCGGCGAGATCAAGATAGGTGGCTTGTTCACTCTGTCCGGCCCGGGTGACGGGACGGTCGCACTGCACGCGGTTCAGGCCTACTTCAACATGGTCAATGCGACCGGCGGAGTTCACGGTCGCAAGCTTCGCTACGTTACGCGGGACGACAAGTTCGACCCATCCATCGGCTTCGCCGCGACGAAGGACCTTGCGGAGAACCAGAAGGTCTTCGCGATGGCCTCGTGGGTAGCGCCCAACAGCGAGAACGACCAGACAATCAAGTACCTCACCGATCGCGGGATCCCCCTTGTGGGGAACTTCGGGCAGCCGGCGGAGTACAAGAGCCGGATTTCATACCCGTTTTCCGCCAACTGGACCGTGTCTCCGCGGCTTGTCGTTCGACACCTCGCGAAGGTGTTGGGAATGAAGAAGATCGCGCTCGTGTGGGTCCACTTGACGAATGAGATCGACGGGATCGTCACCTCCAGCGCGAATGACGAGGCGGCGAAGTGGGGCGCCAAGATCGTCTACACCGAAGCCGCCGACGTCGCCAAGCCCGTTTACGACGACACTGTCGTCAACGCCCAAGGCAACGGCGCGGACGGTATGGGCACGATCCTTGATGCGTTCTCGGCCTCGCGTTACTGGCAGAGTTTTGCCCGCGGTTCGTGGCGCCCGCCACAGGTCGGATACGCGTTCGCCATGGATCCCCAGCCGACTCAGGTGATTCCGTCCGGGTACGAAGAGGTCTATGGGATTCAGGAAATGGAACTGCCCGGCAATCAGACGCCGCCGGTCGCGGAGTACTTGGCGAAGATGAAGAAGTACTACCCCGGCGACATGGACAAGTTGAGCTGGGGTTCGGAGCTGACGTGGCTGGGGGCCAAGATGCTCGTCGCCGGTCTTGAGCGCGCCGGACCGAACCCGACGCGCGAGGGTTTGCTCGCGGCGTTCGACTCGATGACCGATTTCGATTCCGGGTTCGCTCCCCCCTACACCATCCGGCCGGGGAACCACGACTTCATCAACTGCATGAAGGCCGCCAAGCTCACCAGCACGCGGACCTGGGTGCAGTCCTCAGACTGGTTCTGTGTCTGA
- a CDS encoding ABC transporter permease: protein MGALAPLIVAGIVLGSMYALASLGLVLIYRTSGVVNFAQGAMGMFGTFVAWQMIVQWGWPKPIGVVLAVAFGAVMGYVVERFTIRPLRGPLPRVVVTLGWLLMLQAGAGLLWGFSGFHDQIILFPIRGIEIAGFAVGIDQMILIAITAALAGGIALALKKTSFGITLRAVSDDIDSARLLGLRATRITAGTWMIGGALATLAGILLSPSQPLDTVQMTLLITQAYAAAMVGRLVSLPLTFAGAMVLGVLQNVVPRYWTAIGTREFLAVVLMIVVLWVSRRESLASKFGGGWDLLGARAAGPGRILPWGSPPSHAARRNLRTAAGAAAVAAVLIFVAVASSSWSTTIAFAATFALGALSVVILTGYVGQVSLAQAAFMGFGAFVTGKLVVQVGMSFWIAMPLAALATAMLGVVVGLPSLRARGLHLAVVTLAMGVAFDKFVFNRVELVGKGGSWTFDRPSLFGIDLSSDRAWVVVCIAFLLLFMWGAANLRNSKTGKLLSAVQGSELATSALGWPVARLKLLGFAVSAFVAGCAGALVAATFEGASAIPFDFRQSIALIAITTIAGIRSIPAVAVAGAFRFVLPRVLGGSGGMDDLMTGFVLILQVLLLPGGVAGAVLRLESAFWGVWPSRRTMGEEAAEVTLGAA from the coding sequence ATGGGCGCTCTCGCTCCGCTGATTGTCGCCGGGATCGTTCTGGGGTCGATGTACGCGCTCGCATCGCTCGGGCTCGTACTTATCTACCGCACGTCCGGGGTCGTCAACTTCGCGCAAGGTGCGATGGGCATGTTCGGCACCTTCGTTGCGTGGCAGATGATCGTGCAGTGGGGATGGCCCAAGCCGATCGGCGTGGTGCTGGCCGTCGCCTTCGGGGCGGTGATGGGGTACGTCGTCGAGCGCTTTACGATCCGCCCGTTGCGGGGACCGCTGCCTCGGGTCGTGGTGACGCTCGGCTGGCTGCTGATGCTGCAAGCAGGTGCGGGGTTGCTGTGGGGCTTCAGCGGATTTCACGACCAGATCATCCTCTTCCCGATTCGAGGCATCGAGATCGCGGGCTTTGCGGTCGGCATCGACCAGATGATCCTGATCGCCATTACTGCCGCGCTGGCCGGTGGAATCGCGCTGGCGCTGAAGAAGACGTCCTTCGGGATCACGCTTCGTGCGGTTTCCGACGACATCGACTCCGCGCGGTTATTGGGTTTGCGCGCAACGCGAATCACTGCCGGGACGTGGATGATCGGTGGCGCCCTCGCGACGCTGGCCGGCATTCTGCTCTCGCCGTCTCAACCGCTGGACACGGTCCAGATGACATTGCTCATCACTCAGGCATATGCCGCGGCGATGGTCGGGCGCCTGGTGAGCCTGCCGCTCACGTTTGCCGGCGCGATGGTGCTCGGGGTGCTGCAAAACGTCGTCCCCCGATACTGGACTGCGATCGGCACGCGCGAGTTTCTCGCCGTCGTGCTGATGATTGTCGTGCTGTGGGTTTCGCGGCGCGAGAGTCTTGCATCAAAGTTCGGCGGCGGTTGGGATCTCCTGGGCGCGCGCGCGGCCGGCCCGGGAAGAATCCTTCCGTGGGGAAGTCCTCCTTCGCATGCGGCGCGGCGAAACTTGCGTACCGCTGCGGGCGCTGCCGCAGTCGCCGCCGTTCTGATTTTCGTAGCCGTCGCGTCCTCGTCGTGGAGCACGACGATCGCCTTCGCCGCGACTTTTGCCCTGGGAGCTTTGTCGGTCGTCATTCTGACCGGGTACGTCGGGCAGGTGTCGCTCGCGCAGGCCGCATTCATGGGGTTCGGAGCATTCGTCACGGGCAAGCTCGTCGTGCAAGTGGGGATGTCGTTTTGGATCGCAATGCCGCTGGCCGCGCTCGCGACTGCGATGCTGGGTGTCGTCGTGGGCTTGCCCTCGCTGCGCGCGCGCGGGCTGCACCTGGCCGTCGTGACGCTGGCGATGGGTGTTGCCTTCGACAAGTTCGTGTTTAACCGCGTCGAGCTTGTCGGGAAAGGTGGATCCTGGACGTTCGACCGGCCCTCCTTGTTCGGCATCGACTTGTCCTCGGATCGCGCCTGGGTCGTCGTATGCATCGCTTTCCTTCTGCTGTTCATGTGGGGAGCGGCGAACCTGCGCAACTCCAAGACCGGCAAGCTTCTGTCGGCGGTGCAGGGGAGCGAACTGGCGACCAGCGCACTCGGGTGGCCGGTCGCGCGCCTAAAGCTTCTCGGGTTTGCCGTTTCGGCATTCGTCGCAGGGTGCGCAGGAGCGCTTGTCGCTGCGACGTTCGAGGGTGCTTCGGCGATTCCGTTCGATTTTCGTCAGTCGATCGCACTCATTGCCATCACGACCATTGCCGGGATCCGTTCGATTCCGGCGGTCGCGGTCGCCGGGGCGTTCCGGTTCGTTCTGCCTCGCGTCCTGGGCGGCAGCGGAGGCATGGACGACCTCATGACGGGGTTCGTGCTCATTCTTCAGGTCCTGCTGTTGCCGGGCGGAGTCGCCGGTGCCGTGCTGCGCCTCGAAAGTGCATTCTGGGGAGTGTGGCCGAGTCGCCGGACGATGGGCGAGGAAGCTGCGGAGGTGACGCTTGGCGCTGCTTGA
- a CDS encoding ABC transporter ATP-binding protein: MALLEVAGVGKRFGGLQALRDVSMTVNRGEIVGLIGPNGAGKTTLFNCISGLLPPTEGCVVFDGVDITAWPVHTRARAGIARTFQLVQTLSAMTVRDNLAVAAHTRTAGNVVADVLRLPSGLRAGREANERARVAAAFIGIEHLLDTIAGDLPFGMQRQVELARALCLRPHLLLLDEAASGMDSKETAEFAEIVMRARDAFRMSILWIEHDVPLIRDVCDYTYVLDFGEMLAEGTADEVTQDPRVREAYTGSPIEEPTGQADTETALLAQPKKKARVRSGPKERVRA; the protein is encoded by the coding sequence TTGGCGCTGCTTGAGGTCGCCGGCGTCGGCAAGCGCTTCGGAGGGCTGCAAGCCCTGCGGGACGTGTCGATGACGGTCAATCGCGGCGAGATCGTCGGTTTGATCGGGCCGAACGGCGCGGGAAAGACGACGCTGTTCAACTGCATCTCAGGACTGCTCCCCCCGACCGAGGGGTGCGTCGTCTTCGACGGCGTCGACATCACCGCGTGGCCGGTTCACACGCGCGCGCGCGCCGGCATCGCGCGGACGTTCCAGCTCGTGCAGACGCTGTCCGCGATGACCGTGCGGGACAACCTTGCAGTCGCCGCGCACACGCGCACGGCAGGCAATGTCGTCGCCGACGTACTGCGGTTGCCCTCCGGCCTCCGGGCCGGACGAGAGGCGAACGAACGAGCGCGCGTAGCCGCAGCCTTTATCGGGATCGAACATCTGCTGGACACGATCGCCGGCGATCTGCCTTTCGGAATGCAGCGGCAGGTCGAGCTTGCGCGCGCGCTGTGTTTGCGCCCGCACCTGTTGCTGCTCGACGAGGCTGCGTCGGGGATGGACTCGAAGGAGACTGCTGAGTTCGCGGAGATCGTGATGCGCGCGCGCGACGCGTTCCGCATGTCGATCTTGTGGATCGAGCACGACGTCCCGTTGATTCGTGATGTGTGCGACTACACCTACGTGTTGGACTTCGGAGAGATGCTTGCCGAAGGAACGGCGGACGAAGTGACTCAGGACCCGCGAGTTCGAGAGGCGTATACCGGTTCTCCAATCGAAGAGCCGACGGGACAAGCCGACACGGAAACCGCACTGCTCGCGCAGCCGAAGAAGAAGGCGCGTGTGCGATCCGGACCGAAGGAGCGTGTGCGCGCGTGA
- a CDS encoding ABC transporter ATP-binding protein, translating to MSEPLLRLQDVRVWYGRVPALFGVSLEVAPGEVVALLGPNGAGKSTTLRAISGVVRPVGLVEFDGRQIDGRSPDTIARLGIAQVPEGRGLFPSLTVMENLQIGGYVAPRGTDVAAEIERALSLFPVLGARARQPAGTLSGGEQQMLAIGRALISRPRLLLIDELSLGLAPTIVAGLFSLIPEIAASGTAVLLVEQFVGHALNVASRAYVLEKGGVSWAGPAATLADRREFVEASYLGNGRSDRRARRSGATPFVEQVAVDVPVAQLRALQREAAAGGITVERILADRLRTPGGAS from the coding sequence GTGAGCGAGCCGCTGCTTCGCCTCCAAGATGTCCGCGTCTGGTACGGCCGCGTTCCCGCTCTCTTCGGAGTCAGCCTCGAAGTGGCTCCCGGGGAGGTTGTCGCCTTGCTTGGGCCGAACGGTGCCGGAAAGAGCACGACGTTGCGCGCGATTTCCGGTGTTGTGCGACCGGTGGGCTTGGTCGAGTTCGACGGCCGTCAGATCGATGGGCGCTCACCCGACACGATCGCGCGCCTCGGCATTGCGCAGGTCCCTGAAGGACGCGGCCTGTTCCCGTCGCTCACGGTCATGGAGAACTTGCAGATCGGCGGCTACGTAGCGCCTCGCGGCACCGACGTTGCCGCCGAGATCGAGCGAGCGCTTTCCCTGTTTCCGGTTCTCGGCGCGCGCGCGCGCCAGCCGGCCGGCACTTTGTCGGGAGGTGAGCAGCAGATGCTCGCGATCGGGCGCGCGCTGATTTCGCGTCCAAGGTTGCTTCTGATCGATGAGCTTTCGCTCGGTCTTGCTCCCACCATCGTCGCGGGTCTCTTCTCGTTGATTCCGGAGATCGCGGCATCCGGGACGGCCGTTCTGCTGGTAGAGCAGTTCGTGGGACACGCGTTGAACGTCGCGTCCCGGGCGTACGTGCTCGAGAAGGGCGGGGTTTCGTGGGCGGGTCCGGCCGCTACGCTCGCCGATCGACGGGAGTTCGTCGAGGCTTCGTACCTGGGCAACGGACGCTCCGACCGGCGCGCGCGAAGAAGCGGTGCGACCCCGTTCGTCGAACAGGTAGCCGTCGACGTGCCCGTCGCCCAATTGCGCGCGCTTCAGCGGGAAGCGGCCGCCGGCGGAATTACCGTGGAGAGGATTCTCGCGGATCGGTTGCGGACTCCGGGAGGTGCGTCATGA
- a CDS encoding acetoacetate decarboxylase family protein: MPAIPRVSPLYPDPPYLYEGSRMAVAMYRIPPESAQALLPQGMQFGGLEACLAIFADYQTSTVGAYHEVVFLVSAEYEGVHGFFCPFIYVTTDATLASGREIWGFPKKIAKISVDKKGDSVSASITRAGASIELRASVTNSADPAMVSALTAMPTFNEKIIPSADGLGVDVSAITSTSMTLTPSVALAGPGTIKISGGPQDAWDLLIPEGDVNDVAAFWVEADAVLPAATVVGKAVLR, from the coding sequence ATGCCGGCAATTCCTAGGGTTTCCCCGCTGTATCCGGACCCGCCGTACTTGTACGAGGGGTCGAGGATGGCCGTCGCGATGTACCGGATTCCCCCCGAGAGCGCGCAGGCGCTTTTGCCTCAAGGCATGCAGTTCGGCGGTCTCGAAGCCTGTCTGGCCATCTTCGCCGACTACCAGACCTCGACGGTCGGGGCCTACCACGAGGTCGTCTTCCTGGTGTCGGCCGAGTACGAAGGCGTTCACGGGTTCTTCTGCCCGTTCATCTACGTCACGACCGACGCGACCCTTGCCTCGGGACGAGAGATCTGGGGGTTCCCAAAGAAGATCGCCAAGATCTCGGTGGACAAGAAGGGTGACTCGGTCTCGGCGTCGATCACGCGCGCGGGAGCCTCAATCGAGCTGCGCGCGTCGGTGACCAACTCCGCCGACCCGGCGATGGTGTCGGCCCTTACCGCCATGCCGACGTTCAACGAGAAGATCATCCCCTCGGCCGACGGCCTGGGAGTCGACGTGAGCGCGATCACATCGACCTCGATGACCCTAACTCCGTCCGTCGCGCTGGCGGGTCCGGGAACCATCAAGATCTCAGGCGGGCCTCAGGATGCGTGGGATCTGCTTATCCCTGAGGGGGACGTTAACGACGTCGCGGCCTTCTGGGTGGAAGCCGATGCCGTGCTCCCAGCGGCCACCGTCGTCGGTAAGGCCGTCTTGCGGTAG
- a CDS encoding radical SAM protein, giving the protein MVKRTPRTNAGSQTLDWPALHEAADRLAAGVAPMIPARPRAAEINRRLRSLATFAANMRINRRRLRAGNEAIRPLFYIWTMLNACNFACGYCDNHRGEKYPDLPNRGALDTERGKALLRIMRTGTSALYFCGGEPTLRPDLPTLTAEARRLNYWPLMINTNGSRFHHLLLQPAWAEWLSHMDVIIVSLDSLDPNVLAEMYDYPHPEEVIVNILALAKLSKIAGFKMFLNTVIQPGRVDDARDVLEFCEKLDCWFAFAPLNAGAGLSDELACDPAYTPFAKDLIERSRRGAKIVGAPELLERVLFGEPIDCLPTAFSHVSPEGKVEWPCKPAVNVPSVHVPVLEHATLDDVWGKGRSLIEPTTFHGSGPSQCGGECNWMQHYVADAFVRLTRHPTRQRWVASSLWRFLVKR; this is encoded by the coding sequence ATGGTCAAACGCACTCCAAGAACAAACGCCGGAAGCCAGACCCTGGACTGGCCGGCGCTGCACGAAGCCGCCGACCGGCTGGCCGCCGGCGTCGCCCCGATGATCCCCGCGCGCCCGCGCGCCGCCGAGATCAATCGCCGCCTTCGATCGCTCGCCACGTTCGCGGCCAACATGCGGATCAACCGCCGGCGCTTGCGCGCGGGGAACGAAGCGATCCGTCCGCTCTTCTACATCTGGACGATGCTCAACGCGTGCAACTTCGCCTGCGGCTATTGCGACAACCACCGCGGCGAGAAGTACCCGGACCTTCCCAACCGGGGCGCGCTGGACACCGAGCGCGGCAAGGCGCTCCTGCGAATCATGCGCACCGGGACAAGCGCCCTCTACTTCTGCGGAGGCGAGCCGACGCTTCGTCCAGACCTACCGACCCTCACGGCGGAGGCTCGGCGTCTGAACTACTGGCCGTTGATGATCAACACCAACGGCAGCCGGTTCCACCATCTGCTGCTGCAGCCGGCATGGGCCGAGTGGCTAAGCCACATGGACGTCATCATCGTCAGCTTGGATTCGCTGGATCCCAACGTGCTCGCCGAGATGTACGACTACCCGCACCCCGAAGAGGTCATCGTGAACATCTTGGCACTCGCCAAGCTGTCCAAGATCGCAGGCTTCAAGATGTTCCTGAACACGGTGATCCAACCGGGCCGCGTCGACGACGCGCGAGACGTCCTTGAGTTCTGCGAGAAACTCGACTGCTGGTTCGCTTTCGCCCCGCTGAATGCCGGCGCCGGCCTGAGCGACGAACTGGCTTGCGACCCCGCCTACACCCCGTTCGCCAAGGACCTGATCGAGCGGTCGCGCCGGGGAGCCAAGATCGTCGGGGCCCCCGAGTTACTCGAGCGAGTGCTGTTCGGTGAGCCGATTGACTGCCTGCCCACGGCGTTTTCTCACGTGAGCCCCGAAGGCAAAGTCGAATGGCCGTGCAAGCCCGCCGTAAACGTTCCGTCCGTGCACGTCCCCGTTCTGGAACACGCGACCCTGGACGACGTCTGGGGCAAGGGCCGCTCCCTCATCGAACCCACTACGTTCCACGGGAGCGGCCCGTCCCAGTGCGGGGGCGAGTGCAACTGGATGCAGCACTACGTCGCCGACGCGTTCGTCCGACTGACGCGCCACCCGACACGCCAACGCTGGGTGGCGTCCAGCCTGTGGCGTTTCCTGGTCAAACGATAG
- a CDS encoding MarR family winged helix-turn-helix transcriptional regulator, which yields MTGSATGPEDPTDPLWASVTAESDWWQLNALLNHLLLRILRLESHSAGEVDVTERQHKALLFIKGAPSAPKDGWVPLQMLRRYLLADNATAAQLVGRLRDKGLVAVKRPARNGPAFVRLTPAGKAALAKISTLNRNALRELSAEIGPGMMPALVGHITRYLGGGDPGPDARH from the coding sequence GTGACTGGCTCCGCAACCGGCCCTGAAGATCCAACCGACCCGCTCTGGGCGTCGGTTACTGCCGAGTCGGACTGGTGGCAGTTGAACGCACTTCTCAACCACCTGCTCCTTCGAATCCTGCGGCTGGAGTCTCACTCGGCGGGTGAAGTGGACGTTACCGAACGCCAGCACAAAGCCTTGCTGTTCATCAAGGGTGCACCGTCGGCGCCGAAGGACGGATGGGTGCCGCTTCAGATGCTGCGCCGGTACCTTCTCGCCGACAACGCGACGGCTGCCCAGTTGGTCGGACGCCTCAGGGACAAGGGCCTCGTTGCCGTGAAGCGGCCCGCGCGCAACGGTCCGGCGTTCGTACGCCTCACCCCGGCCGGAAAGGCCGCGCTGGCGAAGATCTCGACTCTCAACCGCAACGCGCTTCGCGAACTCAGCGCCGAGATAGGGCCGGGGATGATGCCGGCGCTCGTGGGTCACATCACTCGGTACCTCGGCGGCGGGGATCCCGGACCCGACGCCCGCCATTAG
- a CDS encoding dienelactone hydrolase family protein: protein MRTEERRVEIPAGKVVLEGVLAFPEATHGIVLFAHGSGSSRFSPRNVFVAQRVQSAGLGTLLMDLLTAKEEHVDRETTEFRFDIPLLAGRVADAVMWAAAQPQCAGLSIGIFGASTGAAAALIASASTPTRAVVSRGGRPDLAGRALADVHCPVLLIVGGNDPAVLALNREALDRIPAESSIEVVDGATHLFEEPGALERVADLAIDWFVNHL, encoded by the coding sequence GTGAGAACCGAAGAACGCCGTGTCGAAATACCGGCGGGCAAGGTCGTCCTGGAAGGTGTGCTCGCCTTCCCCGAGGCTACCCACGGGATAGTGCTGTTCGCGCACGGCAGCGGCAGCAGTCGTTTCAGTCCGCGAAATGTCTTCGTGGCGCAGCGAGTGCAGTCGGCCGGGCTGGGCACACTTCTGATGGACCTGCTGACCGCGAAAGAGGAGCACGTTGACCGGGAGACCACCGAGTTCCGCTTCGACATCCCGTTGCTGGCCGGCCGCGTGGCCGACGCGGTGATGTGGGCCGCAGCGCAGCCGCAGTGCGCGGGACTGAGCATCGGGATCTTCGGAGCGAGCACCGGAGCTGCCGCTGCGCTCATCGCGTCTGCATCCACCCCGACGCGCGCCGTGGTGTCCCGCGGCGGACGACCCGACCTAGCCGGGCGCGCGCTCGCAGACGTGCACTGCCCCGTGTTGCTCATCGTCGGGGGCAACGACCCGGCAGTGCTCGCACTCAACCGCGAGGCCCTGGACAGGATCCCCGCCGAAAGCTCGATTGAGGTAGTCGATGGGGCGACGCACTTGTTCGAGGAGCCCGGCGCACTGGAACGTGTAGCCGACCTGGCGATTGACTGGTTCGTCAATCACCTCTGA